CGCCACGCTGGCCAAATGGGTTCTGACGCTCAAGTAATTCCCGTTCCATCCAGAGCGCCCGTCAAGGGCGCCATATAACTAAAAATCCCGATTCGGAGAGACAGCATGAAAAGCCTTAGCCCGGCGCAGCGGCGTAGTCGCTGGTGGATTCTTGGCGTTGTCGCGGTGACCTACGTCCTGTCGTTTTTTCAGCGCTTTGCGCCCGCCGGCATTGCCCAGGATCTGGCTGCCTCGTTCCAGACCTCCGCGGCTTCTCTGGGCGTACTGGCGGCGACGTATTTCTACGTCTATACGGTGATGCAGATCCCGACCGGCATTCTGGCCGACACGCTCGGGCCGCGCCGGATCTTGGTGCTGGGGTGCTTGATCGGCGGTATCGGCAGCTTTCTCTTCGGTTTTGCGCCGACGCTCGATCAGGCCTTGCTGGGTAGAACCCTGGTCGGTCTGGGCGTATCGGTGACGTTTATTGCGATGCTGAAACTGGTGGCTGTGTGGTTTGAGGAGAATCGCTTCGCGACCCTCGTCGGCGTCTGCATGTTGATTGGTAATCTGGGTTCCGTGCTGGCTGGCGCCCCCTTGTCGACCCTGGCCCAAATCACCGGCTGGCGCGGTGTGTTCGTTGGTGTCGGCGCGGTGTCGCTGGTTCTGGGCGTGTTGTGCTGGATCATGGTGCGGGATAGTCCGCAACAGCATGAAGGAGGGAGCCGGCCCGTTTTTGACCGGACCGTCGTCATTTCAGGTTTGCTGTCGGTGATTCGAAATCGCGCCACCTGGCCTGCTGCCCTGGTTAATACCGGGATGTCGGGGGCTTTCTTCACGTTTGCCG
The sequence above is drawn from the Dechloromonas sp. TW-R-39-2 genome and encodes:
- a CDS encoding MFS transporter; amino-acid sequence: MKSLSPAQRRSRWWILGVVAVTYVLSFFQRFAPAGIAQDLAASFQTSAASLGVLAATYFYVYTVMQIPTGILADTLGPRRILVLGCLIGGIGSFLFGFAPTLDQALLGRTLVGLGVSVTFIAMLKLVAVWFEENRFATLVGVCMLIGNLGSVLAGAPLSTLAQITGWRGVFVGVGAVSLVLGVLCWIMVRDSPQQHEGGSRPVFDRTVVISGLLSVIRNRATWPAALVNTGMSGAFFTFAGLWATPYLVQVHGLSRAVATTHLSLWFGGFAIGCFFIGTISDRLGRRKPVLIVTSHVFVAIWLVLLSCITMPLPLSYALFALMGLSTAGFSLTWACAKEVNPPLLSGMSTSVANMGGFMAGALLQPLVGWVMDRGWQGAMVSGARFYDVAAWQAGVLVVTLCAAMGAAATWWLVETGCRNIWKSD